One Lasioglossum baleicum chromosome 6, iyLasBale1, whole genome shotgun sequence genomic window carries:
- the LOC143209949 gene encoding protein Wnt-5b yields the protein MTLDTPGLTKMAICCTLFIILRLVFIDAASTSPGTWINVGLQHFPQLETAQMLETYDVAASTICHGLKGLSQGQEKLCQLSVDHMLSVASGAKFGILECQHQFRDRRWNCSTVRDDTVFGPILRIASRETAFVHAITAAGVVYSISRSCRDGQLSSCGCSRSNRPRDLKHDWIWGGCGDNLEYGYKFTQAFVDVRERERSFKRGSREQGRSLMNLHNNEAGRRAVIKKSKMTCKCHGVSGSCSLITCWQQLAPFREIGDFLLDKYDGATEVRVNRRGRLSMRDPRFSLPTANDLVYLDDSPNYCLPNETFGSLGTHGRICNRTSSGMDGCNLLCCGRGYNTQKSTIRERCECKFHWCCYVECKTCVKNIDIHTCK from the exons AAACGTCGGTTTGCAACATTTCCCTCAACTCGAGACTGCCCAAATGTTGGAGACCTACGATGTGGCAGCGTCTACCATTTGCCACGGACTGAAGGGTCTCTCTCAAGGCCAAGAAAAGCTATGTCAGTTGTCTGTGGATCACATGCTGAGCGTAGCGAGTGGTGCGAAATTCGGGATCCTCGAATGCCAACATCAATTTCGCGACCGAAGATGGAATTGCTCTACTGTTCGCGATGATACTGTTTTTGGGCCAATACTCAGAATAG CTAGCAGGGAAACTGCATTCGTGCATGCCATCACGGCTGCAGGAGTGGTGTACTCGATTAGCCGATCCTGCAGAGATGGTCAGTTATCATCGTGTGGTTGTTCTAGAAGCAATAGGCCCAGAGATCTAAAGCATGATTGGATTTGGGGTGGATGCGGTGACAATCTTGAGTATGGTTACAA ATTTACACAGGCATTTGTTGACGTAAGGGAACGCGAACGCAGCTTTAAAAGAGGCAGCAGAGAACAAGGCAGAAGCCTGATGAATCTTCATAATAACGAAGCAGGACGCAGG GCAGTAATTAAAAAGTCCAAGATGACGTGCAAGTGCCACGGAGTTTCAGGAAGCTGCAGTTTGATTACTTGTTGGCAACAATTagcgccgtttcgagaaattg GTGACTTTCTCTTAGATAAATATGATGGAGCAACAGAAGTCAGAGTAAATAGACGAGGTCGTCTGTCCATGCGAGATCCGCGATTTTCATTGCCTACGGCGAACGACCTGGTTTATTTGGACGATTCGCCAAATTATTGCCTTCCTAATGAAACATTTGGATCTTTAG GTACACATGGCAGGATTTGCAATAGAACATCATCTGGAATGGACGGCTGCAATCTTCTTTGTTGCGGCAGAGGGTACAACACGCAGAAGTCAACTATTCGCGAGAGATGCGAATGCAAATTTCATTGGTGTTGTTATGTTGAATGTAAAACTTGTGTCAAAAACATAGACATTCACACTTGCAAATAA
- the LOC143209948 gene encoding thiamine transporter 1-like → MKWILISCILCVFGCFKEFRPSESFVTDYLTGPWKNFTFDQVNQEIFPVSTYSYFATLIVVFLITDFVRYKPVIILCGLSGAITFLLIIIGKDIATLQIVEFFYGLFLSTEVAYYTYIYAKVDKAHYQEVTSHTKAASLFGRCMSGIIAQLTVSFDLLDYHQLNYLTISAITFAMLWAFFLPSVGKSIYFHRSNEMVASRQNLTIASQISEHHVQFGSSNKKVSLIEKIRRAYVLLWKDFLAAYSNGHIVKWSIWWAFSTCGYLQISSYIQLLWQTAVSTEDKIYNGAVDALYTIIGTMTVFCIGKVPFNWSLIGDTVVSLMSFMEGILLVVSSYSYNIWLLYLSFIIFGIIYHTMVTVASFEVAKSISEDSYGLIFGINTFFALALQSILTAIVVNGNLGLDLRSQYLIYGGYFIVIAMLYTIIGIFNIAQHFKRGNKFNIWVKAKDATTDIQPEDEEKSSKSQISS, encoded by the exons ATGAAGTGGatactaatttcatgtattttatGTGTATTTGGTTGTTTCAAAGAATTCAGGCCTTCTGAATCTTTTGTCACTGATTATTTAACCGGCCCATGGAAAAATTTTACGTTTGACCAG GTTAATCAAGAAATTTTTCCTGTCTCTACGTATTCTTACTTTGCAACTTTAATTGTTGTATTTTTAATAACCGACTTTGTGAGGTATAAGCCTGTCATAATACTATGTGGTCTATCCGGCGCTATTACCTTTCTGTTAATCATTATTGGGAAGGACATTGCGACCTTGCAAATTGTGGAATTCTTTTATGGCTTATTCCTTTCCACCGAAGTTGCTTACTACACGTACATTTATGCTAAAGTCGACAAAGCACATTATCAAGAAGTGACCAGCCACACAAAAGCAGCATCTTTGTTTGGTCGCtgtatgtctggtatcattgcACAATTAACAGTTTCTTTTGATCTATTGGATTACCATCAATTAAATTATCTTACCATATCAG CTATCACATTCGCAATGTTATGGGCATTCTTTCTACCTTCCGTTGGAAAGTCCATTTACTTTCATAGAAGTAACGAAATGGTAGCATCGCGCCAAAATTTGACTATAGCATCACAAATATCCGAACATCATGTTCAGTTCGGGTCTTCCAATAAAAAGGTCTCGCTAATAGAGAAAATAAGACGAGCTTACGTTTTATTGTGGAAGGATTTCTTAGCAGCTTATTCGAATGGACATATAGTTAAGTGGTCAATATGGTGGGCCTTTTCAACTTGCGGGTATTTACAAATTAGTAGCTATATACAATTACTTTGGCAAACTGCAGTTTCTACCGAAGATAAAATTTACAATGGAGCTGTAGATGCTCTTTATACAATCATAG GTACAATGACAGTATTTTGCATTGGAAAGGTACCGTTCAATTGGTCGTTGATAGGAGACACAGTGGTATCGCTTATGTCATTTATGGAAGGAATTTTATTAGTAGTCTCTTCGTACAGCTATAATATTTGGTTGTTATATCTGTCTTTCATAATATTTGGAATTATTTATCATACAATGGTCACTGTTGCAAG CTTCGAAGTTGCAAAGTCTATATCGGAGGACAGTTATGGTTTAATATTCggtataaatacattttttgcaCTTGCATTGCAAAGCATATTAACAGCTATTGTAGTGAATGGAAACTTAGGCTTAGATCTGAGATCTCAG taCCTTATCTATGGTGGTTACTTTATTGTGATAGCAATGCTGTACACAATAATAGGTATTTTTAACATTGCTCAACATTTCAAACGTGGCAATAAATTCAACATATGGGTAAAGGCTAAGGATGCTACGACTGACATACAACCTGAAGATGAAGAGAAGTCTTCAAAGTCACAAATCTCTAGTTGA
- the Mrpl18 gene encoding mitochondrial ribosomal protein L18 isoform X2 has protein sequence MFLRNLDFLTGTKIHHFENGPVIIASTREWGIHKQLYRGSDVSAYINLGRVLAQRCLECGILEIYHNEETVSGEKEKLLMEELVKGGISLTEPARYRHFTHAARYRDEKTWETFE, from the exons ATGTTCTTGAGAAACCTGGATTTTCTTACTGGCACAA AAATACACCATTTTGAAAATGGTCCTGTTATTATAGCTTCAACCCGTGAATGGGGAATACATAAACAATTATATAG GGGATCTGACGTATCGGCATACATAAATCTAGGACGTGTGCTTGCGCAACGTTGCTTAGAATGTGGAATACTCGAAATTTATCACAATGAAGAAACCGTATCTGGAGAAAAAGAAAAGTTACTGATGGAAGAACTCGTGAAAGGTGGAATTTCTTTAACAGAACCAGCCAGATATAGACACTTTACTCATGCAGCTAGATACAGAGATGAGAAAACTTGGGAAACTTTCGAGTGA
- the Mrpl18 gene encoding mitochondrial ribosomal protein L18 isoform X1, whose protein sequence is MLSLRNRIGTIIKREVHGNAEIIANCNEVRNRNPRNLERLRIARKPIGYVLEKPGFSYWHKLIVNKHQRHIVAEIHHFENGPVIIASTREWGIHKQLYRGSDVSAYINLGRVLAQRCLECGILEIYHNEETVSGEKEKLLMEELVKGGISLTEPARYRHFTHAARYRDEKTWETFE, encoded by the exons ATGTTGTCTTTAAGAAATCGTATAGgtacaattattaaaagagAAGTACATGGAAACGCAGAGATAATTGCAAATTGTAATGAAGTTAGAAATCGTAACCCAAGAAATTTAGAACGTCTGAGGATTGCAAGAAAACCTATAGGTTATGTTCTTGAGAAACCTGGATTTTCTTACTGGCACAA GTTGATTGTAAATAAGCATCAGCGTCATATTGTTGCAGAAATACACCATTTTGAAAATGGTCCTGTTATTATAGCTTCAACCCGTGAATGGGGAATACATAAACAATTATATAG GGGATCTGACGTATCGGCATACATAAATCTAGGACGTGTGCTTGCGCAACGTTGCTTAGAATGTGGAATACTCGAAATTTATCACAATGAAGAAACCGTATCTGGAGAAAAAGAAAAGTTACTGATGGAAGAACTCGTGAAAGGTGGAATTTCTTTAACAGAACCAGCCAGATATAGACACTTTACTCATGCAGCTAGATACAGAGATGAGAAAACTTGGGAAACTTTCGAGTGA